In Kordia antarctica, the following proteins share a genomic window:
- a CDS encoding DUF1569 domain-containing protein produces the protein MKSLFDASAHSEIVSRIENLTSTSTPSWGKMSVGQMCTHCQMPLEVALQKRTLSGKKPGFMKRLVFKLYKPVMYNEKPWSKNLPTVRDFVVREDKEVETEKVKLLELITTFHGQKEAKEWPAHPLFGKFTHEQWGKMQYKHLDHHLNQFGV, from the coding sequence ATGAAATCATTATTTGATGCTTCCGCACATTCCGAGATTGTTAGTAGAATTGAGAATTTAACTTCAACATCAACACCTTCTTGGGGAAAAATGTCTGTTGGACAAATGTGTACACATTGCCAAATGCCGTTGGAAGTTGCATTACAAAAAAGAACGTTGAGCGGAAAAAAACCAGGTTTTATGAAACGTTTGGTTTTTAAATTGTACAAACCGGTTATGTATAATGAGAAACCTTGGAGTAAAAATTTGCCAACAGTCCGCGATTTTGTGGTACGAGAAGATAAAGAAGTAGAAACTGAGAAAGTGAAATTATTGGAGTTGATCACTACATTTCATGGACAGAAAGAAGCAAAAGAATGGCCTGCACATCCATTGTTTGGTAAGTTTACACACGAGCAATGGGGAAAAATGCAGTATAAGCATTTGGATCATCATTTGAATCAGTTTGGTGTTTAA
- a CDS encoding FMN-binding negative transcriptional regulator has translation MNYPPKHHQETDFKNIIATIKEFPLATLISAKDSEIFTTHVPLIYDETYGEFGKLVGHIDKFNPHVELLQNGIPAQAIFHGPNCYISPNVYSTTQFPTWNYVKVHVSAKATRIPNNDDVLASIAHMTSVLETSENPYVLDEKNPRAQTLADYIIGVKLEITSWEGKFKLSQDKLSKDTHLAKDVLIQKSRKDVTAFIDGILKK, from the coding sequence ATGAACTATCCACCAAAACATCATCAGGAAACTGATTTCAAAAATATTATTGCTACGATTAAAGAATTTCCGCTAGCGACTTTAATTTCTGCGAAAGACAGCGAAATTTTCACGACACATGTTCCATTAATTTATGATGAAACTTATGGCGAATTTGGAAAATTGGTTGGTCATATCGATAAGTTTAATCCGCATGTGGAATTGTTACAGAATGGAATTCCCGCGCAAGCGATATTTCACGGACCTAATTGCTATATTTCTCCAAACGTGTATAGCACAACACAGTTTCCGACATGGAACTACGTGAAAGTGCATGTTTCGGCGAAAGCCACACGAATTCCCAATAATGACGACGTACTCGCTTCTATTGCACACATGACTTCTGTTTTGGAAACTTCAGAAAATCCGTATGTTTTAGACGAAAAAAATCCAAGAGCACAAACGCTTGCAGATTACATTATAGGTGTTAAGTTAGAAATTACTTCTTGGGAAGGAAAATTTAAGTTATCACAAGATAAATTGTCCAAAGACACACATCTTGCCAAAGATGTATTGATACAAAAAAGCCGCAAGGATGTTACGGCTTTCATTGATGGTATTTTAAAGAAATAA
- a CDS encoding MFS transporter: MERKEKLNRIFLILLSLFVVMLGYGILLPTLPYYTERLALKDNLDPDLINFHIGLLTSIYPLFQLLFVVVWGKLSDKYGRKPIIIVGLIGFVIMQLLTGLATSLTMLYVARIFGGIFTSSVIPVSNAYLSDITSEKRRTKIMAWSGVAISSGLIFGPVIGGFLSQTDLHLEYSFGQLHLNQFSVPFVFVAFLGLVVLLIIMKWLQNTTREYKSTTNRISLRHSFSKYFIVLLMLSFVMQFIVTLFETVFSIYGKDELAFNSTQVGIGFMLCGSVMAILQPVFATYGEKVLSAKNQIALGLLIVGISLISFPFFKNEFVVYGLIIVFAAGGAMVTPNLLSAVSLISKENTGQNISIQSSTNSIGQILGPVIGTWLIAGGFYYPFIIAGAIILLTLGLILPSLNLKKMNK, from the coding sequence ATGGAGAGGAAAGAAAAACTCAATAGGATATTTTTAATCTTGTTGAGCTTATTTGTAGTGATGTTAGGGTATGGTATTTTATTACCTACCCTTCCCTATTACACAGAAAGGTTGGCATTAAAAGACAATCTCGATCCTGACCTTATCAACTTCCATATTGGTTTATTGACAAGTATTTATCCACTATTTCAATTGCTATTTGTTGTGGTATGGGGAAAACTATCGGATAAATACGGTCGTAAACCCATTATAATAGTAGGTCTTATTGGTTTTGTAATAATGCAATTACTTACTGGTCTTGCTACATCATTGACAATGCTATATGTAGCACGCATATTTGGTGGGATATTCACGTCGTCCGTTATTCCAGTTAGTAACGCCTATTTAAGTGATATCACTTCAGAAAAACGAAGAACAAAAATTATGGCCTGGTCTGGAGTAGCCATTAGCTCAGGTCTTATTTTTGGTCCTGTAATTGGAGGTTTCTTATCGCAAACAGATTTACATTTAGAATATTCATTTGGACAACTACATCTTAACCAGTTTTCTGTTCCTTTTGTTTTTGTAGCCTTTTTGGGATTGGTTGTATTGCTTATCATAATGAAATGGCTTCAAAATACAACCCGAGAATATAAGTCTACTACCAATAGAATAAGTTTACGACACTCTTTTAGTAAATATTTTATAGTATTATTAATGCTTTCGTTTGTGATGCAATTTATAGTAACCTTATTTGAAACAGTATTTTCAATATACGGCAAAGACGAATTGGCGTTTAATAGCACCCAAGTAGGAATTGGCTTTATGCTCTGCGGATCGGTTATGGCTATTTTACAGCCAGTTTTCGCTACTTACGGAGAAAAGGTCTTATCTGCAAAAAACCAGATTGCTTTAGGATTATTAATAGTTGGTATATCCTTAATTAGCTTTCCTTTTTTTAAGAATGAATTTGTGGTGTATGGTTTGATTATAGTATTTGCAGCTGGTGGTGCTATGGTAACACCAAACTTGCTTTCAGCAGTTTCGCTAATTTCAAAGGAAAATACAGGACAAAATATATCCATACAGAGTTCCACAAATAGCATTGGTCAGATTTTGGGTCCAGTTATTGGAACGTGGTTAATTGCAGGTGGCTTCTATTATCCATTTATAATTGCAGGAGCGATTATTTTACTAACTCTAGGGTTGATTTTACCTTCCTTAAATCTCAAAAAAATGAATAAATAA
- a CDS encoding copper-translocating P-type ATPase: protein MENHEHQNHEEMDHSKMDHSKMKHKKEDHSKMDHSNHDGNVPMGMAGHDHHKMMIADFRKRFWVTLILTIPILFLSPMIQEFFGYEFLLPGNPYILFALSTVVYFYGGWPFLKGFWSEIKKGAPGMMTLISMAISVAYFYSSATVFGLPGVDFFWELATLIAIMLVGHWIEMKSVLGASKALQLLVSMMPAEAHRVKDNTIEDISLEDLLKDDVILVKPGEKVPADGIIVEGSSYLNESMLTGESKPVKKEEKDKVIGGSVNGNSTLKVKVEHTGKDSYLNKVITMVEEAQKTKSKMQNLSDRAAKWLTYIALAIGFGTLAVWLMLGFPFVYALERMVTVMVIACPHALGLAIPLVVAISTAVSAQNGLLIRNRTAFEESRKISVLLFDKTGTLTKGDFGVTRIESVNKAYTSQEILRLSSALEQSSEHPIAVGIIKKVKADNLSIPKPENFNSITGKGVEAKVEGKQIKVVSPGYLRDEKIEIPEDAYSDAAETVVFVLIDGKLAGYIALADEIRPESADAIKVFKKNNIKVFMATGDNEKTAKAVSDKLGLDGYFAEVLPHQKVEIVKDLQNKGEFVAMTGDGVNDAPALAQANVGIAVGSGSDIAAETADIILVNSNPQDIANLILFGKATYNKMIQNLIWATGYNVVAIPLAAGVLYSSGFVLGPALGAVFMSLSTIIVAINAQLLKRKIGKK from the coding sequence ATGGAAAATCACGAACACCAAAATCACGAAGAAATGGACCATTCTAAAATGGATCATTCAAAGATGAAACACAAAAAAGAAGATCATTCTAAAATGGATCATTCCAATCATGACGGCAATGTACCGATGGGAATGGCTGGGCACGACCATCATAAAATGATGATTGCCGACTTTAGGAAACGGTTTTGGGTCACTCTCATCCTTACCATTCCGATATTATTCTTGTCACCAATGATTCAGGAATTTTTTGGCTACGAATTTCTTTTACCAGGTAACCCATATATACTTTTTGCACTTTCTACTGTGGTCTATTTTTATGGTGGTTGGCCATTTTTAAAAGGTTTTTGGTCAGAAATAAAAAAGGGTGCTCCTGGTATGATGACTCTTATATCTATGGCAATAAGTGTCGCTTACTTTTATAGTTCCGCCACAGTTTTTGGTTTGCCTGGTGTCGATTTTTTCTGGGAACTGGCAACGCTTATAGCGATTATGCTCGTTGGACACTGGATTGAAATGAAGAGTGTACTTGGTGCATCAAAAGCATTGCAACTTTTAGTAAGTATGATGCCCGCCGAAGCACATCGAGTAAAAGACAATACTATTGAAGATATTTCACTCGAAGATTTGTTGAAAGATGATGTGATATTGGTAAAGCCTGGAGAGAAAGTTCCAGCTGATGGTATTATTGTAGAAGGTTCTAGTTATCTAAACGAATCAATGCTCACAGGGGAATCTAAACCAGTAAAAAAAGAAGAAAAGGATAAAGTAATTGGTGGTTCGGTAAATGGTAATAGCACACTAAAAGTAAAAGTTGAACATACAGGAAAAGACAGCTACCTCAACAAAGTAATCACGATGGTTGAGGAAGCACAGAAAACAAAGTCTAAAATGCAAAACCTTTCGGATAGGGCTGCAAAATGGCTGACATACATTGCATTAGCTATTGGTTTTGGAACATTAGCGGTTTGGCTCATGTTAGGATTTCCTTTTGTATATGCATTGGAAAGAATGGTTACCGTTATGGTCATTGCTTGTCCACACGCTTTAGGTCTTGCCATTCCACTTGTGGTTGCCATATCAACAGCAGTTTCAGCTCAAAACGGCTTATTAATTAGAAATAGGACTGCATTTGAGGAATCGCGAAAAATATCAGTCTTGTTATTCGATAAAACAGGAACCCTTACTAAAGGAGATTTTGGGGTTACACGAATTGAATCTGTAAATAAGGCTTATACATCTCAAGAAATTTTGAGGCTTTCAAGTGCATTAGAACAAAGTTCAGAACACCCAATTGCCGTTGGAATTATTAAAAAGGTAAAGGCAGATAATTTATCTATTCCTAAACCTGAAAATTTCAACTCAATTACTGGAAAAGGTGTAGAGGCTAAAGTAGAAGGAAAACAAATTAAAGTGGTGAGTCCAGGTTATTTGAGGGATGAAAAAATAGAAATTCCAGAAGATGCCTACAGTGATGCTGCCGAAACTGTGGTTTTTGTTTTGATTGATGGAAAATTGGCAGGATATATTGCTCTTGCCGATGAAATAAGACCAGAATCTGCTGACGCCATAAAAGTGTTCAAAAAGAACAACATCAAAGTATTTATGGCTACTGGTGACAATGAGAAAACTGCAAAAGCTGTTAGTGATAAACTTGGTTTAGATGGTTATTTTGCAGAGGTATTGCCACATCAAAAGGTGGAAATTGTAAAAGACCTTCAAAATAAAGGTGAATTTGTTGCTATGACAGGTGATGGTGTAAACGATGCGCCTGCATTGGCGCAAGCCAACGTTGGAATTGCAGTAGGGTCTGGTTCTGATATTGCTGCTGAAACTGCCGATATTATTTTGGTAAATAGTAATCCGCAGGATATTGCCAACTTAATTTTATTTGGAAAAGCTACTTACAATAAAATGATTCAAAATCTAATATGGGCAACTGGTTATAACGTAGTTGCCATTCCATTAGCAGCTGGAGTTCTATATTCTTCAGGCTTTGTTTTAGGACCAGCATTAGGAGCTGTCTTTATGAGTTTAAGCACCATTATTGTAGCTATTAATGCGCAATTATTAAAGCGTAAAATTGGTAAAAAATAA
- a CDS encoding phospholipase D-like domain-containing protein has protein sequence MLFKEDENITLIHSGDEYFIKMKEIIKNAKEEIHLQTYIFENDETGKDIASCLKEAAHRNVKVYILLDAYGSASLTDDFIQDLQQSGIFFRLFSSLFSLNNFYLGRRMHHKVIVADAKTAMIGGINIGNKYHGEKDNEPWLDYAIKLDCPAAQDLQKLCLDYFFKDGSSKKIKTVLHSAGKTLVGIRQNDWLKNKTEVCDAYTNSINQANKEIVIVSSYFLPGKRLTNAIIEACKRKVKVTLILAGISDVPLIRNATSYLYSLFLKQNVLIYEWDNSVVHGKAAVVDNKWSTIGSFNLNDLSCYGSIEMNVEIHSQIFATTLLKDFENVIEKSNQITFTNLKKKISVFNKLKNWLAYYIVRAAMRILTFLPHIKLLEN, from the coding sequence ATGCTTTTTAAGGAAGATGAAAATATAACACTGATACATTCTGGCGACGAATATTTCATTAAAATGAAAGAAATTATTAAAAATGCAAAGGAAGAGATTCATTTACAAACTTACATTTTTGAAAATGATGAAACAGGAAAGGATATAGCAAGTTGTTTAAAAGAAGCAGCACATCGAAATGTGAAAGTTTATATACTGTTAGATGCTTACGGTAGTGCATCTCTTACTGATGATTTTATACAAGATTTGCAACAGAGCGGAATCTTTTTTCGACTTTTCTCATCGTTATTCTCTCTGAATAATTTTTATTTAGGAAGAAGAATGCATCACAAAGTAATTGTGGCTGATGCAAAAACTGCAATGATAGGGGGAATAAATATTGGAAATAAATACCATGGGGAAAAAGACAATGAGCCTTGGCTAGATTATGCTATAAAATTAGATTGCCCAGCTGCGCAAGATTTACAAAAACTATGTCTCGATTATTTTTTTAAAGACGGAAGCTCAAAAAAAATAAAAACCGTATTACATTCTGCGGGGAAAACACTTGTTGGTATTAGACAAAATGATTGGCTTAAAAACAAAACAGAAGTATGTGACGCTTACACGAATTCTATCAATCAAGCCAATAAAGAAATAGTCATTGTTAGCTCTTATTTTTTGCCAGGAAAAAGACTAACCAATGCCATTATAGAGGCTTGTAAAAGGAAAGTGAAAGTAACGCTAATATTAGCAGGAATTAGTGATGTACCTTTAATACGTAACGCAACCTCATATTTATATTCATTATTTTTAAAACAAAATGTATTAATATATGAGTGGGATAATTCTGTAGTACATGGTAAAGCAGCTGTGGTGGATAACAAATGGTCCACAATAGGTTCATTTAACCTCAATGACCTTAGCTGTTACGGCAGTATAGAAATGAATGTTGAAATACATTCTCAAATTTTCGCAACAACTCTTCTAAAAGATTTTGAAAATGTAATAGAAAAATCCAATCAAATTACCTTTACTAATCTTAAAAAGAAAATAAGTGTTTTCAATAAGTTAAAGAATTGGTTAGCCTATTACATTGTTAGAGCAGCAATGCGTATTTTAACTTTTCTTCCACATATAAAACTACTCGAAAATTAA